Proteins encoded within one genomic window of Eleutherodactylus coqui strain aEleCoq1 chromosome 1, aEleCoq1.hap1, whole genome shotgun sequence:
- the LOC136610707 gene encoding uncharacterized protein, protein MTRETTNQRADHTDDPDEIKVTMPEETPKKAKINITKADDHIDEPDEIKVTMPEESPKKAMNIMKPEEHHEEAKKPGSYDICHSSFQQLMAAIIAYGSSNHTSRSDKPLSARTIPSGPDHGCQCCIARGHEELYTPENQTTAGEHLGEAKKVGGYGISQPSSKQLTASGMAKASVLPSVREPPPSDLGHDCECCIALGREQLYTPK, encoded by the exons ATGACCAGAGAGACGACCAATCAGAGAGCCGACCATACTGACG ATCCTGATGAGATAAAAGTCACCATGCCTGAAGAAACACCTAAAAAGGCCAAGATAAACATCACCAAGGCTGACGACCATATTGACG AACCTGATGAGATTAAAGTCACCATGCCTGAAGAAAGTCCTAAAAAGGCCATGAACATCATGAAACCTGAGGAACACCATGAAGAGGCCAAAAAACCAGGCAGCTATGATATCTGCCACTCGTCATTCCAACAACTCATGGCAGCCATCATAGCTTATGGCTCCTCTAACCATACTTCACGTA GTGACAAACCTTTATCTGCTCGCACCATACCATCAGGCCCGGATCACGGATGTCAGTGCTGTATTGCCCGTGGTCATGAAGAGCTGTACACCCCAGAAAATCAAACTACAGCTGGGGAACATCTGGGAGAGGCCAAAAAAGTAGGCGGCTATGGGATCAGCCAGCCTTCCTCCAAACAGCTCACAGCATCAGGCATGGCTAAAGCCTCTGTTCTACCTTCAGTTC GTGAGCCCCCACCATCAGACCTGGGTCACGACTGTGAGTGCTGCATTGCCCTCGGTCGCGAGCAGCTGTACACGCCGAAATAA